One Nicotiana tomentosiformis chromosome 1, ASM39032v3, whole genome shotgun sequence genomic window, aacaaaattttcacaaggcaaaaaaatgaaacaaagacaagtcaagaaaggaaaagatcttcatatatatgagtatttacagagtccgatcaggaccctacacaaaaagatcaaaaataaaaaaaaactaaggTCCCAGATTATCTCCGGGAGCAGTTTCTTCTCTATCGAGCTCCTCTCCGCTCTCAGACCTGCTCTcgttctcatcatcatcatcatcatcatcatcatcatcatcggaagccagggCTCTAGCATcggcttcaagctccttagcattttttatctcttcagtaagaTCGAAACCTTGAACATGGATTTCCTCAAGgatttccctccgagattggcatttggcgagtttgaaattcctctatttcgagatctaTTATGCagactaagcctaagggctaatcttatttcgggttcgagcaatcactcactcgactattataagcctacgggctacattacttcgagttcgagcaatcactcacttgactactaagcctaaaggctaatcttacttcgagttcgagcaatcactcactcgactattaaaattctatgggctacattacttcgaattcgagcaatcactcactcgactactaagcctaagggctaatcctGTTTCGAGTTCAAGCTATTACTCACTTGacaactaagcctacgggctacattactttgagttcgagcaatcactcactcgactaccaagcctaagggctaatcttacttcgagttcgagcaatcattaACTCGAcaactaagcttacgggctacattacttcaagttcgagcaagcactcactcgactattaaaagcctacgggctacattacttcgagttcgagcaatcgctcactcgactacaaagcctacgggatacattacttcaagttagagtaatcactcactcgactattaaaagcctacgggctacattacttcgagttcgagcaatcactcactcgactactaagcctacgagctacattacttcgagttcgagcaatcactgactcgactattaaaagcctacaggctacattactttgagatcgagcaatcactcactcgactactaagcctaagggctaatcttatttcgagtttgagaaatcactcactcgactactaatcctaagggctaacattacttcgagttccaacaatcactcactcgactttaaagcctaagggctaatcttatttcgagttcgagcaatcactcactcgactactaagcctataggctacagtacttcgagtttgagcaatcattcactcgactactaagcctaagggctaaaattacttcgagttcgagaaatcactcagtcgactactaagcctaagggctaatcttatttcgagttcgagcaatcactcactcgaatactaagcctaagggctaatcttatttggagttcgagcaatcactcactcgactattaaaagcctacgggctacatcacttcgagttcgagcaatcactcactagactactaagcctaacggctaatcttatttcgagttcgagcaatcactcactcgactattaaaagcctacgggctacattacttcgagatTAAGCAAATACTCGCTCGACCTTAtaaagcctacggactacattactttaagttcgagcaaatactcactcggttataaagacaACAAGGCccgaattcgatcaaattgcctaaagcctcgaacttatgaaaacttttattaggcatgaatgaaacaaaattttcaaaagGCAGAAAATTGAAACAAAGACAAGTCGGGAAAGGAAACGATCTTCATATATATGAGTTTTTACAAATCCGATCAGGACCCTACAAAAaagatcaaaaataaaaaaaacctaAGGTCCCAGATTATCTCCGGGAGTAGTTTCTTCTCCATCGAGCTCCACTCCGCTCTCAGACCTGCTCtcattctcatcatcatcatcatcatcatcatcggaagccagggCTCTAGCATcggcttcaagctccttagccttttttatctcttcagtaagatcgaaacctcgagaatggatttcctcgagggtttccctccaagATTGGCATTTAGCGAGTTCgaaattcctctatttcgagatctaTTATGCagactaagcctaagggctaatcttatttcgggttcgatcaatcactcactcgactattaaaagcctacgggctatattactttgaattcaagcaatcactcactcgactactaagcctaaaggctaatcttatttcgagttcgagcaatcactcactcggctaTTAAAATCcatcgggctacattacttcgagttcgagcaatcactcactcgactactaagcctaagggcttatctaattttgagttcgagcaattactcactaGACTTCTAATTCCACggcctacattacttcgagttcgagcaatcactcactcgactaccaaGCCTTAGGGCTAATctaacttcgagttcgagcaatcactcactcgactgttaaacacctacgggctacattactatgagttcgagcaatcactcactcgactactaagcctaagggataatcatatttcgagttcgagcaatcactcactcgactatgaaaagcctacgagctacatcacttcgagttcaagcaatcactcactcgactactaagactaagggctaacattacttcgagtttgagcaatcactcactcgactacaaagcctaaaggctaatcttatttcgagttcgagcaatcactcactcgactactaagcctacaggctacattacttcgagtttgagcaatcactcactcgacttctAAGCTTAAGGgctaacattacttcgagttcgagcaatctctcactcgactacttagcctaagggctaatcttatttcgagtttgagcaatcactcactcgactactaacctaagggctaatcttatttcgagttcgagcaatcactcctcgactattaaaagcctatgggctacatcacttcgagttctagcaattactcactagactactaagcctaagggctaatcttatttcgagttcgagtaatcactcactcgactattaaaagcctacgggctacattacttcgagatcAAGCAAACACTCCCTCGACCTTATAAAGCCTCCGGGGTACactacttcaagttcgagcaaatactcactcggttataaagactacaaggcccgaattcgatcaaattgcataaagcctcgaacttatgaaaagtttcataaggcatgaatgaaacaaaatttttACAAGGCAGAAAAATGAAACAAAGACAAGTcgggaaaggaaaagatcttcatatatatgagtatttacaaagtccgatcaggaccctacacaaaaagatcaaaaataaaaaaaaaaaacctaaggACCCAGATTATCTCCGGGAGCAGTTTCTTCTCCACCGAGCTCCTCTCCGCTCTCAGACTTGCTCTcgttctcatcatcatcatcaacattatcatcatcggaagccagggCTCTAGCATTGGCTTCTCGCTCCTTAGcctttttttatctcttcagtaagatcgaaacctcgaacaaggatttcctcgagggtttccctccgagattggcatttggcgagttcaaaattcctctatttcgagatctaTTATGCagactaagcctaagggctaatcttacttcgggttcgagcaatcactcactcgactattataagcctacgggctacattacttcgagttcgagcaatcactcacttgactactaagcctaaaggctaatcttattacgagttcgagcaatcactcactcgactattaaaatcctacgggctacattacatcgagttcgagcaaacactcactcgactactaagcctaagggccaatcttatttcaagttcgagcaattactcactcgactacaaagcctacgggctacattacttcgagttcgagcaatcactcactcgactaccaagcctaagggctaatcttacttcgagttcgagaaatcactcactcgactactaagcctacgggctacattacttcaagtttgagcaatcactcactcgactattaaaagcctacgggctatattacttcaagttcgagcaatcaatcactcgattactaagcctaaggtctaatcttatttcgagttcgagcaatcactaactcgactactaagccaaagggctaatcttatttcgagttcgaacaatcactcacttgactattaaaaGCCAACGAGCTAcatcactttgagttcgagcaatcactcactcgactactaagcctaagggataacattacttcgagttcgagcaatcattcactcgactacaaagcctaaggtctaatcttatttcgagttcgagcaatcactcactcgactactaagcctataggttacattacttcgagtttgagcaatcattcactcgactactaagcctaagggataacattacttcgagttcgagcaatcactcactcgactactaagcctaagggctaatcttatttcgagttcgagcaatcattcactcgactactaagcctaagggctaatcttatttggagttcgagcaatcactaactcgactattaaaagcctacgggctacatcacttcgagttcgagcaatcactcactagactactaagcctaaatgctaatcttatttcgagttcgagcaatcactcactcgactattaaaagcctacgggctacattactttgagatCAAGAAAACACTCGCTCAACcttataaagcctacgggctacattacttaaagttcgagcaaatactcactcgtaTATAAAGACAACAAGGCccgaattcgatcaaattgcctaaagcctcgaacttatgaaaattttaatatggcatgaatgaaacaaaattttcacaaggcagaaaaATGAAATAATGACAAGTCAGGAAAGGAAAAGATCTTCCTATATATGAGTATTTAAGAAGTCCGATCAGGATCCTTCAAAAAacgatcaaaaataaaaaaaaacctaAGGTCCCAGATTATCTCCGGGAGTAGTTTATTCTCCATCGAGCTCCTCTCCGCTCTCAGACCTGCTCTcgttctcatcatcatcatcatcggaaaccaGGGCTCTAGCATCGGCTTCAAGCTCCTTtaccttttttatctcttcagtaagaTCAAAAAATCGAgcatggatttcctcgagggtttccctcctaGATTGGCATTTGGGGAGTTCGAAATTCCTCTTTTTCTAGATCTATTATGCAGACTAAGCCTAAGGGTTAAtcttatttcgggttcgagcaatcactcactcgactattaaaagcctacaggctacatcatttcgagttcgagcaatcactcactcgactactaatcctaagtgctaacattacttcgagttcgagcaatcactcactcgactacaaagcctaagggctaatcttatttcgagttcgagcaatcactcactcgactactaagcctacgggctgcattactttgagttcgagcaatcacttactcgactactaagcctaagggataacattacttcgagttcaagcaatcactcactcgactactaagcctaagggctaatcttatttcgagttcgagcaatcactcaatcAACTACTAaccctaagggctaatcttatttcgagttcgagcaatcactcagtcGACTATtaaaatcctacgggctacatcacttcaagttcgagcaatcattcactagactactaagcctaagggctaatcatattttgagttcgagctatcactcactcgactattaaaagcctacgggctagatTACTTCGAGATCAAGaaaacactcgctcgaccatataaagcctatgggctacattacttcaagttcaagcaaaTACACACTCGGTGATAAAGACTACAAGGCCCTAATTCGataaattgcctaaagcctcgaacttatgaaaacttccataaggcatgaatgaaacaaaagtttcacaaggcagaaaaataaaacaaagacAAGTAAGGAAAGGAAACGATCTTCATATATATGAGTATTTACAAAGTCtgatcaggaccctacacaaaaagatcaaaaaaaaaaaaaaacctaaggTCCCAGATTATCTCCGGGAGCAGTTTCTTCTCCATCGAGCTCCTCTCCGCTCTCAGACCTGCTCTcgttctcatcatcatcatcatcatcatcatcatcggaagccaggTCTCTAGCATCGGCTTCATGCTccttagccttttttatctcttcagtaagaTTGAAACCACGAGCATGGATTTCCTCGAGGATTTTCCTacaagattggcatttggcgagtttgaaattcctctatttcgagatctaTTATGCAGACTTAGCCTAatggctaatcttatttcgagttcgaacaatcactcactggactATTAAAAGCCAATGAGCTacatcactcactcgactactatgcATAAGGGataacattacttcgagttcgaacaatcactcactcgactactaagcgtacggtctacattacttcaagttcgagcaatcattcactcgactactaagcctacgggctacattacttcgagttcgagcaatcactcactcgactaccaagcctaagggctaatcttacttcgagttcaagcaatcactcactcgactactaagcctacgtgctacattacttcaagtttgagcaatcactcactcgactattaaaagcctacgggctacatttattCGAGtacgagcaatcactcactcgactactaagcctaagggctaatattatttcgagttcgagcaatcactcacttgactactaagcctaatggctaatcttatttcgagttcgaacaatcactcactcgactattaaaagccaacgagctacatcacttcgagttcgagcaatcactcactcgactactatgcATAAGGGCtaacattactttgagttcgaacaaTCTAtgactcgactacaaagcctaagggataaTCTTATTTCgacttcgagcaatcactcactcgactactaagcctatagtctacattacttcgagtttgtgcaatcattcactcgactactaagcctaagggctaacattacttcgagtttgagcaatcactcactcgactactaagcctaagggctaatcttatttcgagttcgagtaatcactcacgcgactactaagcctaagggataatcttatttcgagttcgagcaatcactcactcgactactaagcctataagctacattactttgagtttgagcaatcattcactcgactactaagactaagggctaacattacttcgagttcgagcaatcactcactcgactactaagcctaaaggctaatcttatttcgagttcgaacaatcactcacttgactattaaaaGCCAACaagctacatcacttcgagttcgagcaatcactcactcgactactaagcctaagggctaatcttatttctggttcgagcaatcactcactcgactattataagcctacgggctacattacttcgagttcgagcaataactcactcgactactaagcctacaggctacattatttcgagtttgagcaatcactcactcgactactaagcctaagggctaatcttatttcgagttcgaacaatcactcactcgactactaagcctaagggataatCTTATTTGGAGttggagcaatcactcactcgactattaaaagcctacgggctacatcacttcgagttcgagcaaacactcactagactactaagcctaagggctaatcttatttcgagttcgagcaatcactcacttgactattaaaagcctacgggctacattacttcgcgatcaagcaaacactcactcgtccttataaagcctacgggctacattacttcaagttcgagcaaatactcactcggttataaagactacaaggCCCGAATTCGATCAAATTTCCTAAAgtctcgaacttatgaaaacttttataaggcatgaatgaaacataGTTTTCACAAGGAAGAAAAATGTAACAAAGACAAGTCGGGAAAGTAAAAGATCTTCATATATATGAGTATTTACAAAATCtgatcaggaccctacacaaaaagatcaaaaattaaaaaaacctAATGTCCCAGGTTATCTCCTGGAGTAGTTTCTTCTCCAtcgagctcttctccactctctgaCCTACTCTcgttctcatcatcatcatcggaagccaaggctctagcatcggcttcaagctccttagccttttttatctcttcagtaagatcgaaacctcaagCATGGATTTCCTCGGGGGATTCCCTCCGatattggcatttggcgagttcgaAATTCCTCTATTTAGAGATCTATTAGGCcgactaagcctaagggctaatcttatttcgggttcgagcaatcactcactcgactattaaaagcctacgggctacattacttcgagtttgagcaatcactcactcgattattaaaagcctacgggctacattaattcgagttcgagcaatcactcactcgactactaagcctaagggctaatcttatttcgagttcgagcaatcactcactcgactactaagcctaagggctaatctaattttgagttcgagcaattactcactagactactaagtccacgggctacattacttcgacttcgagcaatcactcactcgactaccaagcctaagggctaatctaacttcgagttcgagcaatcactcactcgacggTTAagcgcctatgggctatattactatgagttcgagcaatcactcactcgactactaagcctaagggctaatcttatttcgagttcgagcaatcacttactcgactactaagcctaagggctaatcttatttcgagttcgagcaatcactcacttgactattaaaagcctacgagctacatcacttcgagttcaagcaatcactcactcgactactaagcctaagggctaacattacttcgagttcgagcaatcactcactcgactactaagcctaagggctaatcttatttcgagttcgagcaatcactcacgtGACTACTAAGCTTgcaggctacattatttcgagtttgagcactcactcactcgactactaagcctaagtgctaatattacttcgagttcgagcaatctctgattcgactactaagtctacgggctaTGTTACTTCGGGTTCTAGCAATAACCCACTCGACTaccaagcctaagggctaatcttacttcgagttcgagcaatcactcactcgactactaaccgtacggtctacattacttcaagtttgagcaatcattcactcaactatttaaagcctacgggctacattacttcgagttcgagcaatcactcactcgactactaagcctaagggctaatcttattttgagttcgagcaatcactcactctactactaagcctaagggctaatcttatttcgagttcgagcaatcactcacttgactattaaaagcctacgggctacatcacttcgagttcgagcaatcactcactcgactactaagcctaagggctaacattacttcgagttcgtgcaatcactcactcaactacaaagcctaagggctaatcttattccatgttcgagcaatcactcactcgactactaagcctacgggctacattactttgagttcgagcaatcactcactcgactacttagcctaagggctaacattacttcgagttcgagcaatcacttactcgactactaagcctaagggaaaacattacttcgagttcgagcaatcactcactcgactacaaagcctaagggctaatcttatttcgagttcaagcaataactcactcaactactaagcctacaggctacattacttcgagtttgagcattCACTacctcgactactaagcctaagggctaatattactttgagttcgagcattctctcactcgactactaagcctaaggagtaatcttatttcgagttcgagcaatcactcactcgactactacgcctaagggctaatcttattttgcattcaagcaatcactcactcgactattataagcctacgggctacattacttcgagttcgagcaataactcactcgactattaaaagcctacgggctacattacttcgcgatcaagcaaacactcactcgtcCTTATAAAGccaacgggctacattacttcaattCGAGCAGatactcactcggttataaagattACAAGGCCCGAATTCGATCAAATTTCCTAAAgtctcgaacttatgaaaacttttaTAAGGCACGAATGAAACATAGTTTTCACAAGGAAGAAAAATGAAACAAAGACAAGTCGGGAAA contains:
- the LOC138906624 gene encoding histone H2A.Z-specific chaperone CHZ1-like codes for the protein MLSLMHSSRVSDVAHWLLIVQKILEEIHARGFNLTEEIKKAKEHEADARDLASDDDDDDDDDENESRRETLEEIHARFFDLTEEIKKVKELEADARALVSDDDDDENESRETLEEIHSRGFDLTEEIKKAKELEADARALASDDDDDDDDENESREILEEIHVQGFDLTEEIKNAKELEADARALASDDDDDDDDDDDENESRSESGEELDREETAPGDNLGP